A stretch of the Gracilinanus agilis isolate LMUSP501 chromosome 4, AgileGrace, whole genome shotgun sequence genome encodes the following:
- the HEY2 gene encoding hairy/enhancer-of-split related with YRPW motif protein 2, with the protein MKRPCEETTSDSDMDETIDVGSENNYSGQSTGSVIRSNSPTTTSQIMARKKRRGIIEKRRRDRINNSLSELRRLVPTAFEKQGSAKLEKAEILQMTVDHLKMLQATGGKSYFDAHALAMDFMSIGFRECLTEVARYLSSVEGLDTSDPLRVRLVSHLSTCASQREAAAMTSSMAHHHHHPLHPHHWTAAFHHLPNALLQQNGLHASETTPCRLSTASEVPPPSHGSALLTATFAHADSALRMPSTGSVAPCVPPLSTSLLSLSATVHAAAAAATAAAHSFPLSFAGAFPMLPPNAAAAAAVAAATAISPPLSVSATSSPQQTGGGTNSKPYRPWGTEVGAF; encoded by the exons ATGAAGCGACCTTGCGAGGAAACTACCTCAGACAGCGATATGGATGAGACGATAGACGTGGGAAGCGAAAACAATTACTCGGG GCAAAGTACGGGCTCTGTTATTCGATCAAATTCTCCGACAACAACATCTCAGATTATggccagaaagaaaagaagaggg ATTATAGAGAAAAGGCGCCGTGATCGGATAAATAACAGTTTATCTGAGTTAAGACGACTTGTGCCAACTGCTTTTGAAAAACAA ggATCTGCAAAATtggaaaaagcagaaatactGCAAATGACAGTGGACCATTTGAAGATGCTTCAAGCAACAGGAGGTAAAA GTTATTTTGATGCTCATGCGCTTGCCATGGATTTCATGAGCATTGGATTCCGGGAATGCTTAACTGAAGTTGCAAGGTACTTGAGCTCAGTGGAAGGTCTGGACACATCGGATCCTCTGAGAGTTCGACTTGTCTCTCATCTCAGTACCTGTGCCTCTCAGAGGGAGGCAGCTGCCATGACTAGCTCCATGgcccaccatcatcatcatcctctacACCCACATCACTGGACGGCTGCTTTTCACCATCTTCCTAATGCCTTGCTTCAACAGAATGGACTCCATGCCTCAGAAACCACACCTTGCCGACTCTCCACTGCATCAGAAGTGCCTCCCCCTTCCCACGGCTCAGCTCTTCTCACGGCCACTTTTGCTCATGCCGACTCTGCACTTCGAATGCCTTCCACGGGCAGCGTGGCTCCCTGTGTTCCgcctctctctacttctctcctgTCCCTCTCCGCCACCGTCCATGCTGCTGCCGCAGCAGCCACAGCAGCAGCTCATAGCTTCCCCCTTTCCTTCGCAGGAGCCTTCCCCATGCTCCCACCGAATGCAGCAGCAGCTGCTGCAGTGGCAGCTGCAACCGCCATCAGCCCACCTTTATCTGTGTCAGCAACTTCCAGTCCCCAGCAGACAGGCGGTGGAACAAACAGTAAACCTTACCGACCTTGGGGGACAGAAGTTGGAGCTTTTTAA